The proteins below come from a single bacterium genomic window:
- a CDS encoding PTS mannitol transporter subunit IICB: MLTHLQKFGGFMAGMVIPNIGAILAWGLITAFFIPTGWIPNESLSELVGPIIVYLLPVLIGFTGGKMVYGHRGGVMGAIATMGIVIGADFELASGATGDPPQFLGAMLVGPLAAWIIMKIDESFSDKVAVGFEMLYNNFSAGILGFVLAILGKVIIGPIMAAIATVFGNAAEWFTDVGLLPLADIPIEVGKVLFLNNAINHGVLGPLGVEDAAETGRSIYFLLETNPGPGLGLLLAYWFAGKGLAKLSAPGAIVIHFFGGIHEVYFPYILMHPIMILSVWAGGILADIIFVIFDAGLTATPSPGSIFAYLAVIPRGQHVGVLLGVLAAAAAAFVVGTLLLRVSPVKEKEGTEDMIGTMPGIPTG; this comes from the coding sequence ATGCTTACACATCTGCAAAAGTTCGGTGGTTTCATGGCGGGCATGGTCATCCCCAACATCGGCGCGATTCTCGCGTGGGGACTGATCACCGCCTTTTTCATTCCCACCGGGTGGATACCCAACGAGAGTCTCTCCGAACTGGTAGGTCCCATCATCGTCTACCTGCTGCCCGTATTGATCGGGTTCACAGGCGGCAAGATGGTGTACGGCCATCGGGGAGGCGTGATGGGCGCCATCGCCACGATGGGAATCGTCATCGGCGCGGACTTCGAGCTGGCGAGCGGCGCCACAGGCGATCCGCCCCAGTTCCTCGGCGCCATGCTGGTCGGACCCCTGGCGGCTTGGATCATCATGAAGATCGACGAGTCCTTCTCGGACAAGGTCGCGGTCGGGTTCGAGATGCTGTACAACAACTTCTCGGCCGGAATCCTGGGCTTCGTCCTGGCCATACTCGGCAAGGTGATCATCGGTCCGATCATGGCCGCTATCGCCACCGTGTTCGGGAACGCGGCCGAGTGGTTCACAGACGTCGGATTGCTGCCGCTGGCGGACATTCCAATCGAAGTCGGGAAGGTGTTGTTCCTGAACAATGCCATCAACCACGGGGTCCTGGGCCCGCTGGGCGTCGAGGATGCCGCGGAGACCGGGCGCTCGATCTACTTCCTCCTCGAGACCAACCCCGGACCCGGCCTGGGACTGCTACTGGCCTACTGGTTCGCCGGCAAGGGCCTGGCCAAGCTGTCGGCGCCCGGAGCCATCGTCATCCACTTCTTCGGCGGGATCCATGAGGTCTACTTCCCGTACATCCTCATGCACCCGATCATGATCCTGTCCGTGTGGGCCGGCGGCATCCTCGCCGACATCATCTTCGTGATATTCGACGCGGGGCTCACCGCAACGCCTTCACCCGGTTCGATCTTCGCCTACCTGGCGGTGATACCGAGAGGGCAGCACGTCGGGGTTCTCCTAGGGGTGCTGGCCGCAGCGGCTGCCGCCTTCGTGGTGGGCACACTCCTGC